The Carassius gibelio isolate Cgi1373 ecotype wild population from Czech Republic chromosome B22, carGib1.2-hapl.c, whole genome shotgun sequence genome window below encodes:
- the LOC127987536 gene encoding CD276 antigen homolog — protein MINRWFFICAFALLINKVSLQVTVEGFVGGSVVLPCSSTEHDLTLQDTDVHWRDKDSKIVFDIVKGEDSIAEQNSQYKNRVETFPDEYKRGNFSIILTNLQHTDAGEFSCFITPSDEQKTVELIITGSTAEKGNNLFTIWMTILTCVFLCYLHQLFCL, from the exons ATGGTTCTTTATCTGTGCGTTTGCACTGCTGATAAATAAAG TCTCTCTGCAGGTCACAGTAGAGGGTTTTGTTGGTGGTTCTGTTGTCCTGCCGTGTTCTTCAACTGAACATGATCTTACACTTCAAGATACTGATGTCCATTGGAGAGACAAAGACAGCAAGATTGTGTTCGATATAGTTAAGGGTGAAGATTCAATAGCAGAACAAAACTCACAGTACAAGAACAGAGTTGAAACTTTCCCTGATGAGTATAAGAGAGGAAACTTCTCCATAATCCTCACCAATCTTCAACACACTGATGCAGGAGAGTTCAGCTGCTTCATCACTCCCTCAGATGAACAGAAGACTGTGGAGCTGATCATCACAG GATCAACAGCAGAAAAAGGAAATAACTTATTTACTATCTGGATGACGATATTGACCTGTGTTTTTCTCTGTTACTTGCACCAACTGTTCTGTCTGTAA